One window from the genome of candidate division KSB1 bacterium encodes:
- a CDS encoding T9SS type A sorting domain-containing protein: protein MNHVTLKVFNQLGEEVATLVDQKLPAGRHEAPLDASGWPSGVYFYRLQAEDNFVATRKLMLVK from the coding sequence CTGAATCACGTGACGCTCAAAGTTTTCAACCAACTTGGCGAAGAAGTGGCCACCCTGGTTGATCAAAAACTGCCGGCGGGCCGGCACGAAGCGCCATTGGATGCCAGCGGCTGGCCGAGCGGCGTCTATTTCTATCGCTTGCAGGCAGAAGATAATTTTGTTGCAACCAGAAAGCTTATGTTGGTCAAATAG
- a CDS encoding nucleotidyltransferase family protein: protein MPKISALVLAAGESKRIPGKNKLLLPFAGKTIVECTVDTVLQAAVDDVILVLGHEAETIKKVVGDRPIKIAFNPDYRNGMAGSIHTGLTALSPTATAVMICLVDQPLIQSAELNLLITAFSQAKEKSIAVPVFKGQRGNPVIFDLRYRAEMLTLKGDVGCKPIIARHPEAVVEVEMPTGNILEDADTSEAYARLVMLSNH from the coding sequence ATGCCCAAAATCTCCGCTCTCGTTCTTGCCGCCGGAGAATCAAAGCGAATCCCGGGGAAAAACAAATTACTCCTGCCATTCGCCGGAAAAACCATTGTCGAATGTACCGTCGATACGGTTTTGCAAGCTGCTGTTGACGACGTGATCCTCGTGCTCGGTCATGAAGCCGAGACGATAAAAAAAGTTGTGGGAGACCGGCCAATTAAAATCGCCTTTAATCCCGATTATCGCAACGGCATGGCCGGCTCGATTCACACCGGCCTAACGGCGCTCTCTCCGACGGCGACGGCGGTGATGATTTGCTTAGTCGACCAACCTCTGATTCAATCCGCCGAATTAAATTTACTCATCACTGCCTTTTCACAGGCAAAGGAAAAATCAATTGCCGTGCCGGTATTCAAAGGGCAGCGCGGCAATCCGGTGATTTTTGACTTGCGTTATCGCGCTGAAATGCTCACTTTAAAAGGGGATGTCGGCTGCAAGCCGATCATCGCCCGGCATCCCGAGGCGGTTGTGGAAGTCGAAATGCCAACCGGAAATATTTTGGAAGACGCCGACACTTCGGAAGCTTATGCACGTCTCGTGATGTTAAGCAACCACTAA
- a CDS encoding DUF6516 family protein — protein sequence MWNISQYESLVYNIQANSQYIEPSNLVLQRRGKFNCWLIGSIRFAKSFRLEIAEALDFTSESFIRHYSYAVLRGDERLYWYDSQAHPNDPTLQSTHPHHKHIPPDIKHHRIPAPYLSFDKPNLPFPIREIEEQFLKSTTS from the coding sequence ATGTGGAACATCAGCCAGTATGAGAGCCTGGTTTATAATATCCAGGCCAATTCTCAATATATCGAGCCTTCCAATTTGGTTCTCCAGCGACGAGGCAAGTTTAATTGCTGGTTGATAGGCAGTATCCGGTTTGCAAAGAGCTTTCGTTTGGAAATTGCGGAAGCTCTCGATTTCACTTCTGAATCTTTCATCCGGCATTATAGTTATGCCGTTCTTCGTGGCGACGAAAGGTTGTATTGGTACGATTCTCAAGCCCATCCGAACGACCCCACTTTACAATCAACTCACCCCCACCACAAGCACATTCCACCCGATATAAAACATCATCGTATTCCCGCGCCATATTTGTCTTTCGATAAGCCCAACTTGCCTTTTCCTATTCGTGAAATTGAAGAGCAATTCCTTAAGTCAACAACTTCTTGA
- a CDS encoding AAA family ATPase: MHCPSCGFENPASMKFCGACAAPLKNICANCGFENPPGFKFCGQCGASLTGATPAPAAPQHKTPEAERRHLTVMFCDLVGSTSLAHQLDPEELRQVVRQYQEVCAEAINRFEGNIAQYLGDGILAYFGYPRTHEDEARRAVRAGLEILDNMQQLNARLQREIGVNLAVRVGIHTGLVVVGEMGTPQKREQLALGKTPNLAARLQGLADPNAVVISAATHRLVQGFFACQSLGLHKLKGIPLPLEVFRVLHETEAQSRFEATLAQGLTPLIGKQKEVEMLLQQWQQTQQGRLQITLLKGEAGIGKSRLLRAFKDRLGEAPHLWLESQCLPYHQNSALYPIFDLLQRLLAFRREEPCESKTAKIEKLLAQYDFPTAEAVLLFSDLLCVPLGGGQAGPRLNPQRQKQKTLEAVLQLLLKMAQQQPVVFVVEDLHWADASTLELLDLLISQPPAAYMLALLITRPEFSPAWENRPEINRLFLNRLTPGQIEIMVGQITGGRALPEPVLRQIVMKTDGVPLFIEELTKMVLESGLLREVSDHYELSGPLPPLAIPATLQDSLMARLDRLAPVKEIAQVGAAIGREFSYELIQAVTNLPEDTLQDGLSQLVNAELLYPKNTPTNGTIYVFKHALIQDTAYESLLKSTRQQYHLRIAEMLKDRFTETILTQPELLAQHYTEAGIKETAVVYWEMAGRRAIEHSANVEAINHLTKGLELLRTLPENTHRHERELELLTYLGVALTAIKGYSDPEVEKVYTRARELCQHVERTPRLSSAMLGLWKGALIRSDLQRAHELAQECMRLTANKKNSELRMTAQIMLGVALLYQGEILSAHKYLTEAVRLYNPAEHHSDAFDYGEDPGVVGLVYLAFTAWMLGYPDQALKHSDAALALAKKLDHPFTLALALNLTAWINELRQEIHIVRERGEALIALAEEQGFSFWRACGFIQKGSALFELGQQEEGIALVNKGMAALQASGAMIGLAGGLAQRALAYGKIGRVEEGLQLVDEAIAVIKNGVERQLEAENYRIKGELLLMQRSVDEQQAEACFTHALEVARRQQAKSWELRLATSLGRFWINQGKRAEAHALLAEAYNWFTEGFDTADLREAKALLEELA; the protein is encoded by the coding sequence ATGCACTGCCCCAGCTGCGGCTTTGAAAATCCCGCTAGCATGAAGTTTTGCGGCGCTTGTGCGGCGCCGCTGAAAAATATTTGTGCCAACTGCGGCTTCGAAAATCCGCCGGGATTCAAGTTTTGCGGCCAATGCGGCGCGTCACTCACCGGCGCCACGCCGGCGCCGGCAGCTCCCCAACACAAAACACCGGAGGCCGAGCGCCGGCATTTAACTGTGATGTTTTGCGATTTGGTCGGCTCGACTTCACTCGCCCACCAGCTCGATCCGGAAGAACTGCGCCAAGTGGTGCGCCAATATCAGGAGGTTTGCGCCGAGGCCATCAATCGTTTTGAGGGCAATATCGCGCAGTATCTCGGCGACGGCATTCTCGCCTATTTTGGGTATCCCCGCACTCATGAAGATGAAGCCCGGCGTGCGGTGCGAGCCGGCCTGGAAATACTCGACAACATGCAGCAATTGAACGCCCGCCTGCAGCGGGAGATCGGCGTCAATCTCGCCGTCCGTGTCGGCATTCACACCGGCCTCGTCGTGGTCGGTGAAATGGGTACGCCCCAGAAACGGGAACAGCTCGCGTTGGGAAAAACGCCAAACCTGGCAGCGCGTTTGCAAGGTCTGGCCGATCCGAACGCGGTCGTCATCAGCGCGGCAACCCATCGGCTGGTGCAGGGTTTCTTCGCGTGTCAATCGCTTGGGCTGCACAAACTCAAGGGCATTCCCCTGCCGCTGGAGGTATTTCGGGTTTTGCACGAAACCGAGGCGCAAAGCCGGTTTGAAGCGACGCTTGCTCAGGGCTTGACGCCGCTGATTGGCAAACAAAAAGAAGTGGAGATGCTGCTGCAACAGTGGCAGCAAACGCAACAAGGGCGCCTGCAGATTACGCTGCTCAAAGGCGAGGCCGGCATCGGCAAATCGCGCTTGCTGCGCGCTTTCAAAGACCGCCTCGGCGAGGCGCCGCATCTTTGGCTGGAAAGCCAATGCCTGCCCTATCATCAAAACAGCGCGCTTTATCCAATCTTCGATCTGCTTCAGCGCCTGCTGGCATTTCGCCGCGAGGAACCGTGCGAAAGCAAAACCGCCAAAATCGAGAAGCTGCTCGCCCAGTACGATTTTCCAACCGCCGAAGCTGTGCTGTTATTTTCCGATCTGCTTTGCGTGCCGCTGGGTGGAGGTCAAGCCGGTCCGCGCCTGAATCCGCAGCGCCAAAAACAAAAAACGCTGGAGGCCGTGCTGCAACTGTTGTTGAAAATGGCGCAGCAGCAGCCGGTTGTCTTTGTCGTTGAAGATTTGCACTGGGCGGATGCTTCCACGTTGGAACTGCTCGATCTTCTCATTTCGCAACCGCCGGCGGCGTATATGCTCGCGCTGCTCATCACGCGCCCGGAATTTTCGCCGGCGTGGGAAAACCGTCCGGAGATCAACCGCCTCTTCCTCAATCGCTTGACGCCCGGGCAAATCGAAATTATGGTGGGGCAAATCACCGGCGGCCGGGCTTTGCCTGAACCGGTGCTGCGGCAAATCGTTATGAAAACCGATGGCGTGCCGTTGTTCATCGAAGAGCTGACCAAAATGGTTCTGGAGTCCGGCTTGTTGCGGGAGGTCAGCGATCATTATGAGCTATCCGGCCCGCTGCCGCCGCTGGCGATTCCGGCCACCCTGCAGGATTCCTTGATGGCGCGATTGGATCGCCTGGCGCCGGTGAAGGAGATTGCCCAGGTCGGCGCCGCCATTGGCCGGGAGTTTTCCTACGAGCTGATTCAAGCGGTGACCAATTTGCCTGAAGATACGTTGCAAGACGGCCTGTCACAGTTGGTGAATGCCGAATTGCTTTACCCCAAAAACACTCCCACCAACGGTACGATTTATGTTTTCAAACATGCGCTGATTCAAGATACGGCCTACGAATCGTTGCTGAAAAGCACGCGACAACAATATCATCTGCGCATTGCAGAGATGTTAAAGGATCGTTTTACGGAGACGATTCTCACCCAGCCCGAGCTGCTGGCGCAGCATTACACCGAAGCCGGCATCAAGGAAACCGCGGTGGTTTATTGGGAGATGGCCGGACGGCGCGCCATCGAGCATTCGGCAAATGTCGAGGCCATCAATCATCTTACCAAGGGGTTGGAGTTGCTGCGAACTCTTCCCGAAAATACGCACCGCCACGAACGGGAACTCGAACTCTTGACCTATCTCGGTGTGGCGCTGACGGCGATCAAAGGCTATTCCGATCCCGAAGTCGAAAAGGTTTACACCCGCGCGCGCGAATTGTGCCAACATGTCGAGCGGACGCCCCGGCTTTCTTCGGCGATGCTGGGCTTGTGGAAGGGCGCCTTGATCCGCTCCGATTTGCAGCGTGCTCACGAGCTGGCGCAAGAGTGCATGCGTTTAACCGCCAACAAAAAAAACTCGGAATTGCGCATGACCGCGCAGATCATGCTGGGCGTTGCCTTGCTCTATCAAGGTGAAATCCTCTCAGCGCATAAATACTTGACCGAGGCCGTTCGTTTATACAATCCGGCCGAGCATCACAGCGATGCTTTTGATTACGGCGAGGATCCCGGGGTTGTCGGTTTGGTCTATCTGGCTTTTACCGCCTGGATGCTGGGTTATCCCGACCAGGCGTTGAAGCACAGCGACGCCGCTTTGGCGCTGGCGAAAAAGTTGGATCACCCTTTTACGCTGGCCCTGGCGCTCAATCTGACTGCCTGGATAAATGAATTGCGGCAGGAAATTCACATTGTTCGGGAGCGCGGCGAGGCTTTGATCGCGCTGGCCGAAGAACAGGGCTTTTCATTTTGGCGGGCGTGCGGCTTCATTCAAAAGGGCAGCGCTTTATTTGAATTGGGACAACAGGAAGAAGGCATTGCGCTCGTGAACAAGGGCATGGCTGCTTTGCAGGCTTCCGGCGCGATGATCGGCCTTGCCGGCGGGCTGGCGCAGCGGGCTTTGGCCTATGGCAAAATCGGGCGCGTCGAAGAGGGTCTGCAACTGGTGGATGAAGCCATCGCCGTCATCAAGAATGGCGTCGAGCGCCAGCTTGAAGCTGAAAACTATCGCATCAAAGGCGAGCTTTTGCTGATGCAGAGGTCCGTCGATGAGCAACAAGCTGAAGCTTGTTTTACTCACGCCCTCGAGGTGGCGCGGCGCCAGCAGGCCAAATCGTGGGAATTGCGCCTTGCGACCAGTTTGGGAAGGTTTTGGATAAACCAGGGCAAGCGCGCCGAAGCGCACGCTTTGTTGGCGGAAGCCTACAACTGGTTCACGGAAGGATTTGACACCGCGGATTTGCGAGAGGCGAAGGCGCTGCTGGAGGAGTTGGCGTGA